One genomic region from Motacilla alba alba isolate MOTALB_02 chromosome 5, Motacilla_alba_V1.0_pri, whole genome shotgun sequence encodes:
- the CIPC gene encoding CLOCK-interacting pacemaker isoform X2 — protein sequence MKSFNHRFSMAAAESDKDSGYSDGSSECPSAMEQTDSEDVLNALCWNAEDGPWQCPRTTSSSFSALSPMVVMKNVLVKQGSSSQLQSWTVQPSFEVIPAQPQLVFLRPSIPPPINPHPVGKKRNDSTNYLPILNSYPKIAPQPCKRDHSFDLEECQETTCHKRLCTEAPKMETSPGLMGTGLPTSSFSHLPVSFKTPQDSSQQSSSALVTSGKLSALPGFHRVSSDAQKVPGLTPLLPFGTLQAAKCALHESESASQTAVPSAVWSPPLMPEEICTTPELLLQQQSKCRRFQNTLVVLRRSGLLEITLKTKELIHQNQVTQAELDQLKHQTQLFIEAIKNNAPQSWAELEASLTRSDKADSNLEDPTYPNM from the exons ATGAAGAGCTTCAACCATCGCTTCAGTATGGCAGCAGCTGAATCTGACAAAGACTCTGGATATTCAG ATGGAAGTTCAGAATGCCCAAGTGCTATGGAGCAGACGGATTCCGAGGATGTGCTGAACGCGCTGTGTTGGAATGCAGAGGATGGACCTTGGCAATGCCCGAGGACCACAAGCAGCTCCTTTTCTGCGCTATCTCCCATGGTTGTTATGAAAAATGTGTTGGTTAAGCAG GGGAGTTCATCACAGCTCCAGTCTTGGACTGTGCAGCCATCCTTTGAAGTGAttccagctcagccacagctaGTGTTTCTTCGTCCATCAATCCCACCTCCCATTAATCCTCACCCTgttgggaaaaagagaaatgactCCACTAATTACCTGCCCATCCTGAATTCTTATCCCAAAATAgcaccacagccctgcaaaAGAGATCACTCCTTTGATCTAGAAGAATGTCAGGAAACCACTTGCCATAAACGACTCTGCACAGAAGCGCCCAAGATGGAGACTTCTCCTGGACTGATGGGCACAGGCTTGCCTACTAGTTCTTTTTCCCACCTACCAGTTAGCTTTAAGACCCCTCAGGATTCTAGCCAGCAAAGTTCTTCAGCTCTGGTGACAAGTGGAAAACTGTCAGCTCTTCCTGGTTTTCATCGTGTTTCTAGTGATGCTCAGAAAGTGCCAGGTTTGACTCCCCTTTTGCCTTTTGGAactctgcaggcagcaaagTGCGCCCTTCATGAGAGCGAGAGTGCGTCACAGACTGCAGTGCCTTCTGCAGTGTGGAGCCCTCCGTTGATGCCAGAAGAGATTTGCACTactcctgagctgctcttgcagcagcaaagcaagtGCAGACGCTTTCAGAATACGCTTGTTGTGCTACGCAGGTCGGGATTGCTGGAGATCACTTTAAAAACCAAGGAGCTCATTCATCAGAACCAGGTGACGCAGGCTGAGCTGGACCAGCTGAAGCACCAAACACAGCTTTTCATAGAGGCAATAAAGAACAATGCTCCACAGTCATGGGCAGAGCTAGAAGCATCTCTAACAAGATCTGATAAAGCTGATAGCAACCTCGAAGACCCCACTTACCCCAACATGTAG
- the CIPC gene encoding CLOCK-interacting pacemaker isoform X1: MRGAAELWRPRAQFINGKSAKNCPRHYGNTQRKQSSTDTREELLGRVTEMKSFNHRFSMAAAESDKDSGYSDGSSECPSAMEQTDSEDVLNALCWNAEDGPWQCPRTTSSSFSALSPMVVMKNVLVKQGSSSQLQSWTVQPSFEVIPAQPQLVFLRPSIPPPINPHPVGKKRNDSTNYLPILNSYPKIAPQPCKRDHSFDLEECQETTCHKRLCTEAPKMETSPGLMGTGLPTSSFSHLPVSFKTPQDSSQQSSSALVTSGKLSALPGFHRVSSDAQKVPGLTPLLPFGTLQAAKCALHESESASQTAVPSAVWSPPLMPEEICTTPELLLQQQSKCRRFQNTLVVLRRSGLLEITLKTKELIHQNQVTQAELDQLKHQTQLFIEAIKNNAPQSWAELEASLTRSDKADSNLEDPTYPNM; this comes from the exons TTCATCAATGGAAAAAGTGCTAAAAACTGCCCACGGCACTATGGAAACACTCAGAGAAAACAGTCATCTACTGACACCCGTGAGGAATTGTTGGGCAGAGTGACGGAAATGAAGAGCTTCAACCATCGCTTCAGTATGGCAGCAGCTGAATCTGACAAAGACTCTGGATATTCAG ATGGAAGTTCAGAATGCCCAAGTGCTATGGAGCAGACGGATTCCGAGGATGTGCTGAACGCGCTGTGTTGGAATGCAGAGGATGGACCTTGGCAATGCCCGAGGACCACAAGCAGCTCCTTTTCTGCGCTATCTCCCATGGTTGTTATGAAAAATGTGTTGGTTAAGCAG GGGAGTTCATCACAGCTCCAGTCTTGGACTGTGCAGCCATCCTTTGAAGTGAttccagctcagccacagctaGTGTTTCTTCGTCCATCAATCCCACCTCCCATTAATCCTCACCCTgttgggaaaaagagaaatgactCCACTAATTACCTGCCCATCCTGAATTCTTATCCCAAAATAgcaccacagccctgcaaaAGAGATCACTCCTTTGATCTAGAAGAATGTCAGGAAACCACTTGCCATAAACGACTCTGCACAGAAGCGCCCAAGATGGAGACTTCTCCTGGACTGATGGGCACAGGCTTGCCTACTAGTTCTTTTTCCCACCTACCAGTTAGCTTTAAGACCCCTCAGGATTCTAGCCAGCAAAGTTCTTCAGCTCTGGTGACAAGTGGAAAACTGTCAGCTCTTCCTGGTTTTCATCGTGTTTCTAGTGATGCTCAGAAAGTGCCAGGTTTGACTCCCCTTTTGCCTTTTGGAactctgcaggcagcaaagTGCGCCCTTCATGAGAGCGAGAGTGCGTCACAGACTGCAGTGCCTTCTGCAGTGTGGAGCCCTCCGTTGATGCCAGAAGAGATTTGCACTactcctgagctgctcttgcagcagcaaagcaagtGCAGACGCTTTCAGAATACGCTTGTTGTGCTACGCAGGTCGGGATTGCTGGAGATCACTTTAAAAACCAAGGAGCTCATTCATCAGAACCAGGTGACGCAGGCTGAGCTGGACCAGCTGAAGCACCAAACACAGCTTTTCATAGAGGCAATAAAGAACAATGCTCCACAGTCATGGGCAGAGCTAGAAGCATCTCTAACAAGATCTGATAAAGCTGATAGCAACCTCGAAGACCCCACTTACCCCAACATGTAG